A window from Bacteroidota bacterium encodes these proteins:
- a CDS encoding YihY/virulence factor BrkB family protein has protein sequence MTMSDGWKIIKHSVSDFFECDVLKLSGALAFYTIFSLPGLLIIIIWFSDLFYGRTVIEGSVYKQIESFVGHSAAVDIQEIIHNATTSTGSQFATIVGLIALIIGATSVFGEIQSSINHIWRIKAKPRKGLGWLKLIIDRLLSFSMIITLGFILLVSLLINASMDFLLTKLTVKYPELTVVLVYILNIVFTFLITSFIFAAIFKVLPDARINWRHVWVGSFVTASLFMIGRFVISYYLGHNRMTTAYGAAGSVIVILMWVYYSSMILYFGAAFTHSYAKYKGTIIYPNNYAVLVKQIEIESEKSIQEHTDEKTVIEVKEPETS, from the coding sequence ATGACTATGAGTGATGGTTGGAAAATAATAAAACATTCTGTATCAGATTTTTTTGAATGCGATGTACTGAAACTCAGCGGCGCCTTAGCTTTTTATACTATATTCTCACTGCCTGGGTTACTCATTATTATTATCTGGTTTAGCGATCTGTTCTATGGCCGAACTGTAATAGAAGGTTCAGTGTATAAACAGATCGAGTCCTTTGTTGGTCATTCAGCCGCCGTCGATATACAGGAAATCATACATAATGCAACCACCTCTACCGGTAGCCAGTTTGCAACGATAGTTGGCCTTATTGCGCTGATCATTGGTGCTACAAGTGTATTTGGAGAAATACAGAGTTCTATCAATCATATCTGGAGAATAAAAGCAAAACCAAGAAAGGGTTTAGGATGGTTGAAGCTGATCATCGACAGGTTACTTTCCTTTTCAATGATCATCACGTTGGGTTTTATATTACTGGTATCCCTCCTTATTAATGCCTCAATGGATTTCTTACTAACTAAGCTGACGGTAAAATACCCTGAGTTAACAGTGGTGCTTGTTTATATTTTGAATATCGTCTTCACCTTTCTTATCACGTCATTTATTTTTGCTGCAATCTTTAAAGTATTACCCGATGCCCGTATTAATTGGAGACATGTATGGGTAGGATCTTTTGTAACAGCTTCTTTATTTATGATCGGCAGGTTTGTTATCAGTTATTACCTCGGGCATAACAGGATGACAACAGCATATGGTGCTGCGGGTTCTGTCATTGTTATTTTAATGTGGGTCTATTATTCCTCCATGATATTGTATTTCGGGGCTGCTTTTACCCATTCTTATGCTAAATACAAAGGCACAATTATTTATCCTAACAACTATGCTGTTCTTGTTAAGCAAATTGAAATAGAATCGGAAAAATCAATACAGGAACATACGGATGAGAAAACAGTGATTGAAGTAAAAGAACCTGAGACATCATAG
- a CDS encoding glycine--tRNA ligase — MANDSNRFQAIISHAKEYGFVFPSSEIYDGLQAVYDYGQWGSELKKNIKDYWWESMTRMNENIVGIDAAIFMHPTTWKASGHVDNFNDPMIDNKDSKKRYRVDHLIEGFAEEQKTAGNEQVANDVLAAMDTLLAKDDFAGLKKLIEDNKIKCAISKTANWTDIRQFNLMFSTEFGSTVSSEDADNKVYLRPETAQGIFVNFLNVQKTGRMKIPFGIAQIGKAFRNEIVARQFIFRMREFEQMEMQFFIQPGTQKKWYEYWKEERMKWHLALGFGQENYRFHDHIKLAHYADAACDIEFNFPIGFKELEGIHSRTDFDLKQHQEYSRKKQQYFDNDIDPATGKPYGNYIPYVIETSIGLDRMFLAVLSHSYEEQDLSTPEKPDSRVVLKFPAKLAPMKLAVLPLMKKDGLPEIARKIMDDCKASFRCFYEEKDTIGKRYRRMDAIGTPFCVTVDHQTKEDNTVTIRHRDTMQQERISIDKIKEIILKAII; from the coding sequence ATGGCAAACGATTCGAACAGGTTCCAGGCAATTATTTCCCATGCAAAAGAGTATGGCTTTGTATTTCCCAGCAGTGAAATTTACGACGGCCTGCAGGCCGTTTATGATTATGGTCAATGGGGCAGTGAACTGAAAAAAAATATCAAAGATTATTGGTGGGAAAGTATGACCCGCATGAATGAAAATATTGTAGGTATTGATGCCGCTATTTTTATGCACCCTACTACATGGAAAGCAAGTGGCCACGTTGATAATTTCAACGACCCAATGATCGATAATAAAGACAGCAAGAAAAGATACCGTGTTGATCATTTGATAGAAGGCTTTGCTGAAGAACAAAAAACAGCAGGTAATGAGCAAGTGGCAAATGATGTATTGGCTGCGATGGATACTTTGCTGGCTAAAGATGATTTTGCTGGCTTGAAAAAACTGATCGAGGACAATAAGATCAAATGTGCCATCAGTAAAACTGCTAACTGGACGGATATCCGCCAGTTCAACTTAATGTTCTCAACAGAATTTGGTTCTACTGTTTCAAGTGAAGATGCTGACAATAAAGTGTATCTAAGACCTGAAACCGCACAGGGAATTTTTGTAAACTTTTTAAATGTGCAGAAAACAGGAAGAATGAAAATTCCTTTTGGTATTGCACAAATTGGTAAAGCGTTCCGTAATGAAATTGTAGCTAGACAATTCATCTTCCGCATGAGAGAGTTTGAACAAATGGAAATGCAATTCTTCATTCAGCCCGGCACTCAGAAAAAATGGTATGAGTACTGGAAAGAAGAAAGAATGAAATGGCATTTGGCTTTGGGCTTCGGACAAGAGAATTATCGTTTTCATGATCATATCAAACTGGCACACTATGCAGATGCAGCTTGTGATATTGAATTCAACTTCCCAATTGGCTTTAAAGAACTGGAAGGTATTCACTCAAGAACAGATTTTGATCTGAAACAGCACCAGGAATATAGCAGAAAGAAACAACAGTATTTTGATAATGATATAGATCCTGCTACAGGCAAGCCTTATGGAAATTATATTCCTTATGTAATTGAAACTTCAATTGGTTTAGACAGGATGTTCCTTGCCGTACTCAGTCATTCTTATGAAGAACAGGATCTGAGTACTCCTGAAAAACCAGACAGCAGAGTTGTATTAAAATTCCCAGCTAAACTTGCTCCGATGAAACTTGCTGTATTACCATTGATGAAAAAAGATGGATTACCAGAAATAGCAAGAAAAATCATGGATGATTGCAAAGCTTCGTTCCGTTGTTTCTATGAAGAAAAAGATACAATTGGAAAACGTTACCGCCGGATGGATGCGATTGGTACTCCATTCTGCGTTACTGTAGATCACCAAACAAAAGAAGACAACACTGTTACGATACGTCATCGTGATACAATGCAGCAGGAAAGAATTTCTATTGATAAGATTAAAGAGATTATACTCAAAGCAATAATCTAA
- a CDS encoding enoyl-ACP reductase: MSNNLLQGKKGIIFGALDEKSIAWKTALKCHEAGAQLVLTNAPVALRMGEINKLAEAVNAPVIGADVTNMDDLKNLMEKSMEHFGGKIDFILHSIGMSLNVRKGKSYTEINYEWNTKTLDISAMSLHRVLRTAWDLDALNEWGSVVALTYIAAQRVFPDYNEMADAKALLESVTRSFGYNYGVRKKVRVNTISQSPTRTTAGSGVKGFDGFISFAEKMSPLGNASAEDCANYTVTLFSDLTRMVTMQNLFHDGGFSFTGVTKEVIEQMEK, from the coding sequence ATGTCAAATAATTTATTACAGGGAAAGAAAGGGATCATCTTCGGCGCACTGGACGAAAAATCCATTGCCTGGAAAACGGCATTGAAATGTCATGAAGCAGGAGCTCAGTTGGTACTCACTAATGCACCTGTTGCATTAAGAATGGGAGAAATAAACAAACTGGCTGAAGCTGTGAATGCACCAGTCATTGGCGCTGATGTAACCAATATGGATGATCTGAAAAACCTGATGGAAAAATCAATGGAACATTTTGGTGGTAAAATTGATTTTATCCTTCATTCAATCGGCATGAGCCTGAATGTTCGCAAAGGGAAATCTTATACCGAGATCAATTATGAATGGAATACAAAAACACTCGACATATCTGCAATGAGTCTTCACCGTGTATTACGTACTGCATGGGATTTGGATGCACTGAACGAGTGGGGGAGTGTGGTGGCATTAACTTATATCGCAGCACAAAGGGTGTTTCCTGATTATAATGAAATGGCAGATGCCAAAGCATTACTGGAAAGTGTAACAAGAAGTTTTGGTTACAATTATGGTGTAAGAAAAAAGGTACGGGTAAATACAATCTCACAATCACCGACAAGAACTACAGCAGGCAGTGGCGTAAAAGGCTTTGATGGGTTTATAAGTTTTGCAGAAAAAATGAGCCCATTAGGAAATGCTTCTGCTGAAGACTGTGCGAACTATACTGTAACACTTTTTAGTGACCTCACAAGAATGGTAACCATGCAAAATTTATTTCATGATGGGGGATTTTCTTTTACAGGTGTAACGAAAGAAGTGATCGAGCAAATGGAAAAATAA
- the recN gene encoding DNA repair protein RecN, with amino-acid sequence MLQKLTIQNYAIIDELEIDFSGKLNILTGETGAGKSIILGALGLILGERADSSVLVNKTKKSVIEGLFDAHGKKEIKQFLEQNDFDITDELVIRREIAATGKSRAFINDTPVTLNQLNELSSLLVDLHQQFDTLELGESHFQREVLDALAGHADLLSEYSKLFNQWKTLQRECDDLKQQKLQFDKESDYNKFQFNELDEAAFRENELEETEAELKLLSNAEGIKSVLGKVYQELQEGESPVVQQLKILVNQLQNYSSYHARLPELIQRLQSTQIELQDVADEIDGISNHINYSPERIEQLNERLSLGYKLLKKHGVKTTAELLQIRNELESKLQAVLNIDETIQQKEKILSKTKQTLSENAQKISDGRKKQAKPLEDKVNKLLVQVGMPNAKIKVEIKSDQELNAFGTDSIEFLFDANRSGQYHPIRKVASGGELSRLMLCIKSLVAKKIDLPTMIFDEIDTGISGEAARQVGVIMKDLAASRQVICITHQPQIAGKADAHYFVYKEIVKDAVKTNIRKLTTEERITTIAKMLSGEKPTVAAIENAREMVSN; translated from the coding sequence ATGCTTCAGAAATTAACGATACAGAATTATGCTATCATCGATGAACTGGAAATAGATTTTTCAGGCAAACTGAATATTCTTACTGGTGAAACCGGCGCCGGTAAATCGATTATCCTTGGAGCTTTGGGTCTGATACTAGGCGAAAGAGCAGATAGTTCTGTGCTGGTAAATAAAACAAAGAAATCTGTGATCGAAGGTTTGTTTGATGCTCATGGTAAAAAAGAGATCAAACAATTTCTTGAGCAAAATGATTTTGATATTACTGATGAGCTGGTAATAAGAAGAGAGATAGCAGCTACCGGAAAATCCCGTGCTTTTATAAATGATACACCTGTAACATTAAATCAATTAAATGAGTTAAGCTCCTTACTTGTCGATCTGCACCAGCAGTTTGATACACTGGAATTAGGGGAAAGCCATTTTCAACGTGAGGTCCTGGATGCGTTAGCAGGACATGCTGACTTGTTAAGTGAATACAGTAAACTTTTTAATCAATGGAAAACGCTGCAACGGGAATGTGATGATCTCAAACAACAAAAATTGCAATTCGATAAAGAATCTGACTACAATAAATTTCAGTTTAATGAACTAGATGAGGCAGCATTCAGGGAAAATGAACTGGAAGAAACGGAAGCTGAATTGAAATTGCTGAGTAATGCTGAAGGAATCAAATCGGTTCTTGGTAAAGTATACCAGGAGTTACAAGAAGGAGAGAGCCCGGTTGTTCAGCAATTAAAAATATTGGTAAACCAGTTACAGAATTATTCTTCTTATCATGCCCGGTTGCCAGAATTGATTCAACGGCTGCAATCAACACAAATAGAACTGCAGGATGTTGCGGATGAAATTGACGGGATCAGCAATCATATCAATTATAGCCCGGAAAGAATTGAGCAGTTAAATGAACGTTTATCATTAGGATATAAGTTACTGAAGAAACATGGAGTGAAAACGACTGCGGAGTTATTGCAGATCAGGAATGAACTGGAGAGTAAATTGCAGGCCGTGTTGAACATCGATGAAACAATTCAGCAGAAAGAGAAAATTCTTTCAAAAACAAAGCAAACCCTTTCCGAAAATGCACAGAAAATATCTGATGGTCGTAAAAAACAAGCAAAGCCTTTAGAAGATAAAGTGAATAAACTGCTGGTACAGGTGGGAATGCCAAATGCAAAGATCAAGGTTGAAATTAAAAGCGACCAGGAATTGAATGCATTCGGAACTGATAGTATCGAGTTTTTGTTTGATGCAAACCGGAGTGGACAGTATCACCCCATTCGAAAAGTAGCCAGCGGTGGTGAGTTGAGCCGTTTGATGCTTTGCATAAAGTCATTAGTAGCAAAAAAGATCGACTTGCCTACGATGATATTTGATGAAATTGATACCGGTATTTCAGGTGAAGCCGCGAGACAGGTAGGTGTAATTATGAAAGACCTTGCAGCCAGCAGGCAAGTGATTTGCATTACCCATCAGCCACAGATAGCCGGCAAAGCCGATGCTCATTATTTTGTTTATAAAGAAATAGTAAAGGATGCGGTGAAGACAAATATCCGCAAACTGACTACTGAAGAAAGAATTACAACGATTGCAAAAATGCTGAGTGGAGAAAAACCAACAGTTGCTGCAATTGAGAATGCAAGGGAAATGGTTTCTAATTGA
- a CDS encoding Nif3-like dinuclear metal center hexameric protein, protein MKIAEITSFLESLAHPVLQEPYDNAGLITGNPAWDCNGIVISLDATEDVVNEAITKNANLIIAHHPIIFSGLKKINGKNYVEKAIIAAIKNDIAIYAIHTNLDNVLSGVNGKMAQLLGVKNCTVLAPKINTLKKLFTFVPSAQADQVRNAIFEAGGGNIGNYSECSFNAEGTGTFKAGDNTDPFVGKRGERHHEKEIKIEVIFPGFLENRIIAAMKSAHPYEEVAYDIVNLANSHQGIGNGIVGELENPIDEISFLELVKKTFKTPVIRHTELRDKTVKKVALCGGAGSFLIGAAISAGADFYITADMKYHEFFDANGHMVIADIGHYESEQFTIDLLKEVLEQKFPTFAVLKTAVITNPVRYF, encoded by the coding sequence ATGAAAATCGCCGAGATCACTTCTTTTCTTGAATCTCTTGCCCATCCGGTCTTGCAGGAACCCTATGATAATGCAGGACTAATAACGGGCAACCCGGCTTGGGATTGTAACGGAATTGTTATTTCTCTTGATGCTACAGAAGATGTGGTAAATGAAGCCATCACAAAAAATGCCAATCTTATTATAGCACATCACCCTATCATCTTCTCAGGTTTAAAAAAGATAAACGGGAAGAATTATGTGGAGAAAGCGATAATTGCTGCTATTAAAAATGACATTGCTATTTATGCCATACATACTAATCTTGATAATGTATTAAGTGGTGTAAATGGGAAAATGGCGCAACTGCTAGGTGTGAAGAATTGTACTGTACTGGCTCCTAAGATTAATACACTAAAAAAGCTTTTCACTTTTGTTCCTTCAGCCCAGGCTGACCAGGTGAGAAATGCAATATTTGAAGCTGGAGGGGGAAATATTGGCAATTACTCTGAATGCAGTTTTAATGCGGAGGGTACAGGCACATTCAAAGCTGGTGACAACACTGATCCATTTGTTGGCAAGCGAGGCGAACGTCACCATGAAAAAGAGATTAAAATCGAAGTAATATTTCCGGGCTTTCTTGAAAACAGGATCATTGCAGCCATGAAATCAGCGCATCCTTACGAAGAGGTGGCGTATGATATTGTTAATCTTGCAAACTCGCACCAGGGAATAGGCAACGGCATAGTTGGTGAACTGGAAAATCCCATAGATGAGATAAGTTTCCTGGAACTGGTAAAAAAAACGTTCAAGACGCCGGTTATCAGGCATACCGAACTGAGGGATAAGACTGTTAAAAAGGTGGCCCTTTGTGGCGGCGCAGGCAGTTTTTTGATTGGGGCTGCAATTAGCGCAGGCGCAGACTTTTATATTACTGCTGATATGAAGTATCATGAATTCTTTGATGCCAATGGCCACATGGTTATTGCCGATATCGGCCATTACGAAAGCGAGCAGTTCACCATCGACCTTTTAAAAGAGGTTTTGGAGCAAAAATTCCCTACTTTTGCCGTCCTTAAAACAGCAGTGATAACCAACCCTGTGAGGTATTTTTAA
- a CDS encoding DinB family protein, with protein sequence MLKRTYGRLLLTLLVISGLAGTLRNTSLSKKERKYATTLMKDHKTSLMQSVKGLSDAQLNFKPSAESWSVKECMYHIAITEKGIWDMMEAAMKGQATPDKRSEVKMTDEQVVATVESREKKVKTFPPLEPQNTPYKSMEEAMNAFKEMRAEHIKYVKTTTEDLRNHMVQMPFGTVDCYQMALFMTAHTERHRKQMEEVKANPNFPK encoded by the coding sequence ATGTTAAAAAGAACTTATGGTCGCCTGCTGCTGACCTTGCTGGTTATTTCAGGGCTTGCTGGTACGCTCCGGAACACTTCGCTTTCAAAAAAAGAAAGAAAATATGCGACTACCCTGATGAAAGATCATAAGACAAGCCTGATGCAATCAGTAAAAGGTTTGTCAGATGCCCAATTAAATTTCAAGCCTTCCGCTGAATCCTGGTCAGTAAAAGAATGTATGTATCATATTGCAATTACAGAAAAAGGAATATGGGATATGATGGAAGCCGCCATGAAAGGCCAGGCTACTCCCGATAAAAGATCTGAGGTAAAAATGACTGATGAACAGGTAGTGGCCACAGTAGAAAGCCGCGAAAAGAAAGTAAAAACATTCCCGCCATTGGAGCCGCAGAACACCCCTTATAAATCAATGGAAGAAGCCATGAATGCATTTAAGGAAATGCGTGCCGAACATATAAAGTATGTAAAAACGACAACAGAAGATTTGAGAAACCACATGGTTCAAATGCCATTTGGAACTGTTGATTGTTACCAGATGGCACTATTTATGACTGCACATACAGAAAGACACAGAAAGCAAATGGAAGAAGTAAAAGCCAATCCGAATTTTCCTAAATAA